One genomic window of Calonectris borealis chromosome 27, bCalBor7.hap1.2, whole genome shotgun sequence includes the following:
- the TMED4 gene encoding transmembrane emp24 domain-containing protein 4, translating into MAGGGALRAAVAALVLAAWSAHGLYFHIGETEKRCFIEEIPDETMVIGNYRTQLWDKQSESFLPSTPGLGMHVEVKDPDGKVVLSRQYGSEGRFTFTSHTPGEHQICLHSNSTRMALFAGGKLRVHLDIQVGEHTNNYPEIAAKDKLTELQLRARQLLDQVEQIQKEQNYQRYREERFRMTSESTNQRVLWWSIAQTIILILTGIWQMRHLKSFFEAKKLV; encoded by the exons atggcgggcggcggggcgctgcGGGCGGCCGTTGCCGCCCTGGTGCTGGCGGCCTGGAGCGCCCACGGCCTTTACTTCCACATCGGCGAGACCGAGAAGCGCTGCTTCATCGAGGAAATCCCGGATGAAACCATGGTTATCG GGAACTACCGGACGCAGCTGTGGGACAAGCAGTCGGAGTCGTTCCTGCCCTCCACCCCGGGGCTGGGCATGCACGTGGAGGTGAAGGACCCCGACGGCAAG gTGGTGCTGTCGCGGCAGTACGGCTCCGAAGGACGCTTCACCTTCACCTCCCACACGCCGGGCGAGCACCAGATCTGCCTCCACTCCAACTCCACCCGCATGGCGCTCTTCGCCGGCGGCAAACTG CGGGTGCACCTGGACATCCAGGTGGGCGAACACACCAACAACTACCCCGAAATCGCCGCCAAGGACAAGCTGACGGAGCTGCAGCTCCGCGCCCGCCAGCTCCTCGACCAGGTCGAGCAGATCCAGAAGGAGCAGAACTACCAACGG TACCGGGAGGAGCGTTTCCGCATGACGAGCGAGAGCACCAACCAGCGGGTGCTGTGGTGGTCCATCGCCCAAAccatcatcctcatcctcaccgGCATCTGGCAGATGAGGCACCTCAAGAGTTTCTTCGAGGCCAAGAAGCTGGTGTAG